The sequence TCCCTCCTTTTGTCCCTCGCTGTATCtgcgcagctccacctcgccccaccttccttcctccctgTGTGTGGCTGAAtgtgctctcttctccttcagccTGTTATGTCCtgcctgcccccccccccccccccccccaccgccgcttATCATTGTTGTTGCCATGTTtgcaccttctcctctccaAAAGGAGCGCAGTTCAAGCCTCTGATACCCCCTCTAACACTCGCTCTGGATGCACTAGAGTGCACGACAGCCCTCTtgtttcccttccccccacaTTCCTCGTCGCCCAAATCGATGTCCGCGTGAGCCAGACTAGACTCTGGTCGCTTGCGCAAGTCTTTCGCGTCCCATCGCAGACCCTATCGCTCACTCTTCCTCTTAAATTTCGTAGTTTTTCTcatttccttttcctccgaAAACAACATCGTGGGTGCACCTGCGCATTCACTTCTCttcgcccctcttcccccggGCCCACCCTTGCACATGCGCGTGGTTCTGTGGTTTCACATGCAACAACCAACGCTGGtcgctcccccttctgtTTGCGTGTTGAAtttcattctctctctcactcccgCGATCACTTGCGCGCTTCCGTGTGCCCTGCATGCCTCTTACCATCTCTGCATGTTTGCTTATCACTGTTATCCTTTGTCGTCCTggtcgcgctgccgctttaagcagcttttttttttttgctttaCCCTGGCCACAGCCTAACTCAGCTTAACCCTGCgttccttccctctctctttcttaCGTAGTTTCCTCCTCCGGCACCTACGTGCGGAGACTTTTCACCAAAAGTGTCGTTTATCATCTTTGTatgctttctctctcttcttccctcgctATAAGCCAGCGGCCCCTCACAGGCATCTCCAAAAGTGAAATACAGTCCACACTAGGAAAAGGAACGAAGAGCGTATACTCTTCCCTTCTCATCAATCTCGTATCACAGCTATGCTTCGCCGTAGCATGTGCCGCCTCGTCGGCCTCAACAAGGTTCAGACCTTGGAGCAGGCCGTCGCGGAAATGACAGACGGCATCTCCGTCGCGGTCGGTGGATTTGGCTGCGTCGGCGTGCCAGATGCGATTATTACTGCCATGCGCAACAAGGGGGTAAAGGACATTACTCTCTACACCGACTCGGCGGGTATTGACGGCTTCGGTCTCGCCCGTCTCATCGAGACTAAGCAGGTGCGCCGCATCTGCTGTTCGTTCGTTGGCATGAACAAGATTTTCAAAAAGCGCTACCTCGAGGGCGACATTGAGCTGGAGTTTGTGCCGCAGGGAACACTGGCGGAGCGCATGCgtgccggcggtgctggcaTCCCTGCCTTCTACACGGCGACGGCGTACGGCACACAGCGCCAGATGGGAGGGCAGATTATCCGTTACAACAAGAACCGCGTGCCGTGCATCATCTCGGAGCCGAAAGAGACGCGGCAGTTCGGGGAGCGATGGTACGTGCTGGAGACTACAATCCGGTCGGACTACGCGATTGTGAAGGCGCTGAAGGCGGATAAGAGTGGAAACCTTGTGTTCCGCGGGACTGCGCGCAACTTTAACATCCCCGCTGCACAGTGCGGACGATGCGTGATcgcggaggtggagcaggtggtggagaacGGCGAGATCCACCCAGACGACGTGCACTTGCCTGGCATTTACGTGGACCGCGTGGTGCAGGCCTCGTACGAGGTGCCGATTGAGAAGCGGACTGTGTACGGTAGCGGCGCCGAGCCGAGCAGCGCGAACCAGAACTACGACCGTCAGAAGATCGCGCGTCGCGCCGCGCTGGAGTTCGCGGACGGCACCTACGTAAATCTCGGCATCGGCATCCCTACGGAGGCGGCGAACTACATGCCCGCCAACATGACGGTCACTCTGCACTCCGAGAACGGGCTGCTAGGCATGGGTCCGTTCCCAACGTCGGACAAGGTGAGCGCTGACTGGATCAACGCCGGCAAGCAGACGATTTCGTTCCTGCCTGGGGCCGCGTGTTTTGACAGCGCGACGTCGTTTGCAATGATTCGCGGTGGGCATATGGACCTGACGATGCTGGGTGCGCTTGAGGTTTCATCCCACGGCGATCTCGCAAACTGGGGTATCCCTGGAAAGTTGGTCAGCGGCCCTGGTGGTGCGATGGACCTCGTCGCGTGCGGCTcacgggtggtggtgacgatGTCACACTGCAATAAGAGTGGCGACCCAAAGATTGTGGAGCGGTGCTCGCTGCCAGTGACGGGCCTGCACTGCGTGAACCGCATCATCACGGAAAAGGCCGTGTTCGACGTGGTGAACAAGAAGCTCGTGCTGAAGGAGATTGCGGAGGGTCTGACCGTGGATGACATCCAAAAGTGCACTGCTGCCTATTTCGAGGTGGGCGAGGTGAAGCCGATAGCGTACGCAGCCCCCATGTCCAGCTCAAAGGATGGGTGATATGTATCCGACGCTATGTGGGCGGTCGTCGCGCCTCTGACAACCCTAGAGGGGGAAGTCCATTTTAACTGCAAGATGAGATGCGCCCCTGGTGGCCCTTGACGCCTCTCTAATCATTAGGGGCATTCTCCAACGTTGAGGAACACATTTCTGGCTTTTTTCCGTTAACGTTGCCAAGGCCTGGTGAGGGTGCCAAAGACGGGTGTGGTTTGGCTGGTTGCTGGGTGCATGTGCAATGCTTCACAGTGATAGTTGCCCAAGAGGACTGTCGTGTTCATTTGCTTACGAGCATCGTCGCGTTTTGGTTGAGTCGTATCTGCTCGACagtccctctttcccccgcCACTTTGTTGCTCATTAACACCCACGTGCGCACAACATACTCATTTGCGcctgttttcttttcgccttgacgtcttttctctttccttgaTAACAGCGgacacctcagtgcgtggccGCATCAAAGCccagcgccccccccccatccctctGGACAAGCCAGGcagccttcctcccctctccctggcaatgccgagccacttctggcggtgacagatTCAGGCGCCTACGACGTGGGGAAGTCAGAGCgatgtgccgctgctgatgtcggcggtgagggcgtggacggcgctgcgtcggggcggcctgcggcagcgaacaCGGTTGCACTGTCCATGTGATGGGAAACGTGTCAGCGGGGCGCGAACGCATCTCACCAGGCCCCACGCTGCTTACTGGTGGAGAGCCCGAGCCACGCCGAGGGGTGCACCAGGCGGCGAGCTGCGAGGCGGGTGGGGAGTGTTCGAGGCAGAGGGCAAGCTCCGATGACTGagccggcgcactgctgtagcacgtgcctgcggctgcttcgcaccccGCGATGGGCTTGCAGCAGGGGCGGGGGTCGAGTGGAGCTGAACGAATGTTCTAGGCTAACATAAAGGCGCTAAGAGGTCTCTCCCCGCTTTAagcctttttctcttttccgtATGTCCTGTGCTTTTTAACTTTTGCGTTTTGTTTCGTTGATGCGTAGGTCACGATCTACTTCATCTGCGAAAGAAAGGACGGACGGCGAACGAAAAACGCTGAGTGAGCGGTGTGAGTGCGGCGCGGGGCGTCTGTGTGCCGAGTCGTCTGCGTGAGGGCCCGCCCACGTTTGTATGTCTGTGCGTATTGCCGTTGCGTGGACTGAGCACATACGTAGGCGGGTCGTTTTACTTATTTCGTTCGCTGGGCAGCTCCCAGGTGGCCAAGCCCAATGTAACAGCAGGAGAGCGGTGGACAGGCAGTGCTCTGTTCGCCCTCATGCCCATGGCCCTGCTTTGCCCTCAGCCTCCCGCCTTCTCTTGCACTCTTCACTCGAATCTCCGCTCTGTGCATCCCcttcgtctccctctctcccttttttacCTGCTGCTCTCTTGGAAGCGGCAaacgcacatacacgcacacacgcggagAAGCACCCACACGTGCACTGTCCGGCACCGGAGAGATCCAGAgactctccccccttctgcaTTCTTCctgagttttttttttactttatcgtttccccccttttctgtctTGCCGGCTCCGCGCTGTCAACGATGAGTAGCAGCGAGCATACGACAGACACGGCGCCCCACGCGTCAGCAGTGGAGGCCGCCCCCATCGctgctccactgctgccaaTGACGGAGCTGGCGAAAGGCGCAGTAGTCGCAGAGGGTCCAGTGCATCAGAAGGTGGCCGCTGCCGAACAAAATGGGGCTACAGCGATGGAGgcacctccctcttctcactCCACAGGAGAGGCCAAGGCGCAGAGCGCCCTGGCGGCGGTTATGAATGTGctcgacagcgacgacggtgatGTGGGGCCTGCGAGGCCTGGCGGCACCTCTCTGCGCTCCCTGCAGAAGATGTGCATGCGCGTTCCGCAACTCTCCAACGAGCTTACTCGTCAGCAGCGGTTCCGGCTGTATTGTCTGCTTCTTCTCGAGGACGGTGACGGTACAGCGGTGTCGAGTGAGGCACCCGGGCACGAAGACTGGACGACGTACACGCAACGGGCGCTGgagacacacgtgcacgtggCCAAGCAGGCTGCCGCCCTCTTCCCCGACTCTCACCACATCACCACCGATGAGCTGGCGGGTCTCTTTTACCGCCTAGGCACGGACACAGCCTTCTACTTCAACCCAGAGATGATCGAGGTCATTCTGTGTGTAACGTACGTGGTGGCCGGTAGCGGTTCTACTGAAAAgagtgtgctgctgcgcatcctCTATCGAATGCTGTGCGTACTGCAGAGTGATTTCATTATGCCAACAGCCTCTCGCCTCTACGagcctgcggcagcgtcttTGCTGCGATTGATGCTGCAGTTCTACGACCCTCAACTTGCCACCCACATGgaccagcagcaggtggacATTGGTAAGTACCTCTTGAACTGGTCGCGGCGCCTGCTGGTTCTGCAGTCCGACTATGACACGGCGCTGAAGGTGTTGGACTGGGTGTTCATCCTGGGCGACCCCGTCATGGTCCCCTACGTGGCACACGCCTACCTCATCACTCACCGTCAGTCACTCATGATGTTAAAGACAAAGCAGACGCTCGCGGAGCACCTCGACAAGATGAAGTTCACGCTGCCAGCGTGCAAGGCTGACGCGATTGACCCCGAGTTGGTGGACGGCCGCGCAACCGCCCCGATACGTGTGTGGAGCGGAAAGTCGCTGTTGCAGAATGCTGATCTGCTTTACCGTGTCACGCCGCTCTCGACGCAGCGCATGCTGGACTTTTGCCTCTTCCCGGACGTCGGTTTGCTGAACAAGACgccggaggagctgcagcagtactATGCCGAGACGCCAATCCTGCCTCTCGAGCGGTCTGACATCGCCTCTGCGTTCGCGAAGCGCGGCGCGGCAACAGAGGAAGGTGACTACAAGTTCCCCTCGCGCGAGTACGTTATTGCCGACTGCCGTTCCCAGGAAAGTTTTGAGTATGTGCGGCTGTCCACGGCCATCCTCGTAGGGGATGTGCTGAGCTACCACCACGAGCACCTCgcggaggcgatgcggcgACTCGAGTCCTGCCGCGGGCACCCCCTTGCCCTCTATGGCACCGGGCGGCCGATCGTGGAGGAGGTAAACTTGCTGAAGATGTTTGCGCTTTACCTTGTCAACCAAAAGGCGTTCCCGTTCGTGTGCATCGTGCCAGGCGGCTTCAAGACGACCATTCCGCTGCTCCGCAATCACATCATCGATGCCATCATGagccccgctgccgctacggCGCTCGAGACTGCGACGAGTAAGCGAGGCACATTCAGCACCGAATGGGCCCAAAAGGCGTCCAACACGGCGCATACGATCGCTGCCGCTCTCAGCGGCGCGTCAGACTACCTCGCGCAGGTGGAGGTGACTGAGGTGCGACAGAAGGCCCAGGAGCTGGGCacgaaggcaaaggagggCATGATGGCAGCTGGCTCGTGGGGCTGGGGGATGATGAAGCGCTTCCGCGAGGGCCTCACAGAGACCCGCGAGCAGGCGTTGACAGCGCTATCCTCCGCGGGCAGCAAGCTTGCAGCAGCTCAGACAGCAACGGCTACCAACACCAATTTAGCCCCCTCTTCTACAGCGGACCTTGGatcctcctctgccaccgcTCCCTCCGCGGCATCGAAAGGCTCCGCGAGTGGCGAAGCAGTTATTCCAACAGCTACGGCTCAtcctgccgccgcaccgtcatggcagcacccgcagcagGTTTTCTCGCTGGGCGAGgacggcgaagaagaggatCTGGACCTCATCACGTACATCCCGGCTAGGGTGCCGCGAGGCACTGTGGTGGCGGAGTCGACACCGGTGGCAGCCGAGGTGGCGCTTTCGGCCTCTGGAGCAGCGTCCTCGGCGGCTGCTGTCTCCACACCAGAACGGCGGCGCTTGCCCGCCCCCGCTCCGTCACCTGCATTGATGGCGTCGCCGAAGCTAGTGTCGTCTCCAACatcctctgctgctccagcggcaGCCATGGAGGCAAACAGAGCATCTGCAGCCCTAATCGCTGCGAGCATTGACGCCGAGTTCGATGAGCTCTTCGGCGACCTAACCGTTACGCCTGCAGCCGCGACGCATGCGGTGAACACCCCGCCGTCGTAGCCGACCCCCTCCGTCCACACAGATGTCCTCTTCGTTCTCTGAGGCACCGCGTCAATGGTACCACCCGGCTTCATATTTGCTGATAGAtgcgtgtggtgtgtgtgcgtgaatCGTTGATTTTATTGGTTGCTTCGCCATGTCCCTTCTCAGCCTTACAACACGAGCCCCGCTCAACACTATCCGCTGGGCTGCGGGTCCGCCGCCTGGTGCAAGGCAGCCCTAGACACGGGCTAGTGCAATGCGCCAACCCAGTCATCGgtgcacggcccctgcctcgaactctgcccacccgcccccgccccgNNNNNNNNNNNNNNNNNNNNNNNNNNNNNNNNNNNNNNNNNNNNNNNNNNNNNNNNNNNNNNNNNNNNNNNNNNNNNNNNNNNNNNNNNNNNNNNNNNNNAGCCCGCGCCCGCACGATACCTCACCGCTGCAGAATGGGCCAATCTCCGTGCGGAGCTTCCTGTACGGTAGCGGCTTTGAGTCCTGCAAGCACCTGGCCCCCAAATCGAGCATGACCAGTGCTGCCTTTATGAGACAGTCGGGCATTTTTGGCGGCAGCACTCTACACGACGACAGCAATGACGAAGACGATGGTTATCGAGTGTCGCCGAGCACTGATTCGTCCCAGTGCTGCACGCTCGACCGAAAAGGTACGATGACGGCATTTGGGTGGGTGATGGAAACTGGCAAGGGTCGGCTGCGAAATAAAGAGGGCGGCACTCGCGGAGATtgcgccagcgacgacgacgaggatggtAACATAGCGGAGGACAAAGAGGACGATGTGgatggcgatgatgacgccAATCGACGGCTGAGCTCTACCCTCACCTGCATATCAAGGTGTAACAGTCACAGCAAGACGGCGCATCACAACAGCAAGGTGATGGTGCGGAGCAACGCGAACAGCGATGAGGATGCGGACGAGGACGGTGACGGCGAAGACGGCCCCACCTCGCAGTCACGGCAGACTGCCTTAGAACGTATTCAGTCTGACAAGGAGGAACTCTCTGACTCCAGTGAGGCTGATGGTAAGGTGGAGGTGCGCGAAGGGAGACCTGCTGTGGACACCGTtccttcgctgccgcctggaggtggtggaagcAGCAACGTGTACCGAAGGGTGGGTCCTTCAGTCGCAAATTATCGCAGGTCCATTCCCATTCACTATTATGTGTCACCTCGAGCGAACGTGATACCGCCGACTGGCTATCCAGGCAGGTGTGCCGGGTGTGGTGCGCATGCAGCTGCTTATCTGCACAACTGTGGTGGTTATCAACGACTAAATTTGGCGCGGTCGCGGCAGGACGAGAGGAACTGGCACGCGCAGCCCACTGGCTTCGTATCATCATCCCCTACTAACAGCAGTGGTGAATATACGAGCTCCTCTGCTGGTACCACTCCAGTTACGTACGAGTCTACTCCTCCCATGTTCCGGCGGACGGAAACGAGCACAATGGTGCACAAACTGCTGGGCCTTGACCCCGAGGCTGAAATTATTCGCGTGAGGTCACCCCTCTGGTGGTGCCTGCCTCGCTAGTGGGCGAGCCTCTGCTCTCCCTGGCGTGAGTTGTTTGAACAAAGAGAGCGCCGTGGGCAACGGAGCCGAAAGGGCTTGTGCAGCTCTGGAGGTGATTGAAACTAGCATTCAGTGATTTGTTCTCCCTTCTTCGCGTTTCTATGGGCCCTCTGATTGCCATCTTaccactgctgcgcggcaccgccacgacATCCACTCGCTGTCTTGACCCTCtacacgcccccccccccgtttttctcttcgcttgtgtgtgtgggggaggagggtgtcTTTACTGGCGATACGGATGTCCCGCTTGCGGAATGGACTCACCGTAGCGTTTGCTCAGTGCAACAGAATGacgcttccccccctcccctccccctcacccccgcTGATCTCCACAGAAACTTGAACTGCCAACTGCTAGTGATGTGGGTAACGGGAGGCACGCTAATAGCAAGCCAGAAGAGCAGACAATCAAGCGAGAAGATAAAAAGCGAGACACCGTAAGAGCGGGGCGTCCTTGATGGTGACGCCCTCTGGTATCGCTCTCTTTAGCTCCTCTgacctcctccttttttctctgcccttTATTTTCCCCTTTCCAGGCTCTCGTCGCGCATTGATGCTCGCAGAGTCCAGGCAAAACTTGACGCGTCCTTGAGGGGGCCCCTCTCCTGCACCCCCCTCGCTTGGTCCATGTGTATCACACTCTCACACGTTTTATGCAgttttgtgtgttttcttGCTGCTCTCCATGGCCTTCCGTTTTCCCCTGTCTTATACGCTGCTCTCGCCGTCCTGGAGTTGATGGGATCCCCCCTTCCGCGCCCCATCCACCGCCCCTCAGCGGAAAAGCCAGCGTAGCGGATAGTCAATGCGTCTCTCCATGGAGCTTttcgtcccctcccccacggCTCACTGCCGGCCTCATGCAGTTCAAGCGATccaacgaaagaaaaagctTGAAAAGGTGTGAGGCGACTCGTGTTGCCACGTgcgcttttccttttcgtcgCTCTTTGGCCACCCTGTGCCTGTACCTCTCTCTGCCCGTAGGATTCAttctccccacccacccacccacccccacacacacaggcacacagcaTTTGCGCCTGGCTGATCTCTTCATGACATTCCCTCGTCTGTTAGTTTCTTAggttcctctctttttgttgttgttcacGCATGAGACACTTCACTACCGCGCCACCCGTctttcctccgcctccctcacgGATGCGCAACAGGCCTTCTTCCGTGGCGTTgtcctctcctccgctgGGGGCGGTCGCACATCAAAGACGATGGGTATCTCGAAGAACGGCGTGAGCAtggcgcccccctcctcctcacctctttTCTTGCCCTTCTCTAACGCCATCGTTttgtttttatttttttttagGGGGTTCTTTGGTGGTTCGTTTTTTCGCTATTTGTGTCTGCCTGTGGGTAGCAGCCGTTTTgctgcccctctctcgctgctaCCGCCGCTTGGTTCGGCGACAACTGTTCcgttctttgtgtgtgttgtttTCCCTATCTCGTCTGCCTCCCCTCTGTCTGACCGAGCTGACGCCTCTGtttcttccccttcaccCACTTTTTCGCTTTTAACGGCTCTTTCCTCTtgcgctgtgctgcttgtgtgtctctgtgtgtggtgatggtagtggtggtgggtgtaTTCCTCTACACGCTATGGCGCTCAAATCTTCATCTGATAAGTCCGTGGCAACGTAGTGTGCACATGTATGACTTGTGAACACTGTAGTGcactctctgcctcttcctgtcgcctcctccccccccctccactcctcatcctcctctcgTCAGAGTGCGATGTCGGCCattgggagggggagggggccacCCACATTTGTGCGCGAGGCGGACACCAACACACGCGGGGTATAGAaagacgacggcagcgacagaggGGGCTGCACAACCGCACGCATGTAAActggcgaggaggagtgcgAGAACATGCAGAAAAAGACGGCCAGCGCTGGCACGTAGGCGCCCATGGGCAGCCGCCTACACTAACACGACACGCGCGAGGAGAAAAGCGCCGATGGGGTCACCACTGCCATGAGACCGCTGTACCGACTCACACAATGGGGAATGCGTAAGCAGAGCTCagcgaaaggagagaggggggagggagaggactTCCCGCTGGATGCCAGCAAGAAGATCAAGTTGGTCATGCAGAACGACCGCAAGGACGACGTCGTGGCTACTGTGCGCCGGCTTCTGCTGAACCGACTTTTCGCCAAGCAGGACGACGGCGTGAAGGCAATCGACACGTGGATCAGCGACTGCCCAGTTTTCGATGAGGCGTTGAcctctgcgctgcaggcATTTCGTGAGCGACAGCTGAACGAGCTAGCGACCAAGTCTGACCTGTTTCAACGCCTCCACGACCAGTATCACGTGAAgatggaggcggagctgcagcgcatcatTGCCATGCGTGACATGGCGGCGAACAAGGAGCTTGAGCGCATTGATGCCATTGTAACTACGATAAAAGAGCGCAAGCTAGCAGAGAAGCGCAGCTTTCGCCTTCTCAAGTTCTATGCGAAGAACGACGTGCAAAAGTTCCGACCTTTCGGTAAAATCAGTGGCATCTCGGAGATGGGCGAGTCGGTGGACGTGTGCGTCCCTCCTGCGCACGTGAACGTAAATCCCTTCACTGGCAAGCCGGCCTAGCCACCATCTGGTGATGGTAATAAGGACAGCAAACAGCTgcaagagcaaaaaaaaagagtcCAACACGCGTGTCTGCTCGTGTTGGGAATTCACCAAATCTCTGACTAAGCATGCGTCTGACTAACTGCAGGGGCAGGGTGCAGGTGTGTGACCGCTGCGTGCATGTTGCCCTTTGCCGCGCCGCACGTGCTTCACCGTACCATCTCCCTGTAGAGCTACACGAGAGAGTAGAGTTATGGTTCACCGTCACAGAAGAGGTCTCTCGTGGcgtcccttcttccccccccccaccccccggCTACACGTGTGGGCCAAAGCGCAGCTGGAGAACGCTTGTTTTTCGATCGCGTTTTGGCGCCTCTTGTTCCTTGCACTCCCCAGGGTTTGCTTTGCGCGACCAAACAAGCATTGCAGCAGATGAGTCAGACGTGACTCGatctctccttccttcgcTCGACCTCCGCATTCTATGTCACACCTCTTCGGCGTCCTATGCACCAGCCTAATGATCCTCTTTACTCCGTCTGTGTGTTTgatttctctcttgctctctttctctatACTCTCCAcacagctgcgcctctcACTGTCATTGTCGTGTGCAAACGCTATAAATCTACCCTAGGCCGCCCCATCACTGCGTGCATCCTACGCTCGCCCCATTCCCGCAGCCTCCATTGCCTTACCCATGGGCGACGTTGACTCTTCCATCCCACTTCCAGCTGGCAGCATAGGCGAAGGGGCGAGTCGCTTGTCGTACGCCTCGTTCTCTTCCTGGTGTCGCCAGCGACTGCTGCCTACACTGTTCCCTTCgcctgccaccgccaagATGACGCCACTCCatctcgcctctctctttcctgcaGCCCTACCACACTTTGAGGCGGGTGCACCAACAAAGACGTCTCTGTCACCGACTCCACAGCACTCTGCAGCAGTCCCCACCTGCGCAACGCTCTTGGCGACACAGAAAGGCGAAGGCCcaacggcgccggcgccggtgtcaccaccgccgcatccGATCTCTCTCGCGGTGGTGGAAAACACGTCAGAGAACGTCCCTGACGCTGCTCTTCTGAATTCACTTCGACTCCCCCCCGTGCTACCTCTGCACGGTAGCGGCGGTGCTTTTTCTACGAccacagctgccgctgcggacTTGCTTGCCCTCGCTGACGCTTCGCCCACTGCAGGAtctgcgtcgtcgtcggtgACCACACCGGGGCTGGggccctctttttcttcctcccccctccccaatGTGAGCACTAAAGCAGCGATGACGTCAAACGCAGAATCGGACAAGTCAGCGCCGGTACTACTCGGGACTGGCCGACTGGGGTTGCCTTCCTCCACTTCCCCGTTTCTCTACCCTGCCCCTCCGCTGTCGCCGTTCACTGTGTCGGCGGGCTCGCTTTCGGCCATGCGTACCCCATCCACGTGCGTGGAATTGCCAGGCCCGCAGTCGCTCTTCGTCCGTGGCTCTGACGCGCTCGGGTGCAGTGGTCGCTCGCCCGAGCTGCTGCAAGCCGACTCGCGTACAGAGGTGGGCGGCGCGCCTTCCGTAAAGGTGTAGGTGGCCacttctctcgttttctttttttaaATCTTCTCACAGCTCCCCGTGACTGcctgtgggcgtgtgcgcatcTCTATTCACTGTTGAGGGCCCGTTGATGTTGGAACGCAGGATGCGCAGCATTGCACAATGTTTCTGTGCAGCCTGTGCCTTGGCGATCCCCCCTTCTCTACGAGCCGCACTGAGCTAAGGTCGCCCgctccttctttctctttgacCTACGTAGGctgctctttctcccttcccccccctttcgATCGACGAGTCTCCTTTGTGCAGGCACCGTCGCTTTCAtcccagctgctgcacccgtggtGGCCACTTCTGCCGCAAGACGACAAAGCACATCGACACCATGGTAATGACTCCCTTCCCTCGGCCCACACCGATGTACCCACCCAATGATAGCTG comes from Leishmania braziliensis MHOM/BR/75/M2904 complete genome, chromosome 33 and encodes:
- a CDS encoding putative succinyl-coA:3-ketoacid-coenzyme A transferase,mitochondrial precursor → MLRRSMCRLVGLNKVQTLEQAVAEMTDGISVAVGGFGCVGVPDAIITAMRNKGVKDITLYTDSAGIDGFGLARLIETKQVRRICCSFVGMNKIFKKRYLEGDIELEFVPQGTLAERMRAGGAGIPAFYTATAYGTQRQMGGQIIRYNKNRVPCIISEPKETRQFGERWYVLETTIRSDYAIVKALKADKSGNLVFRGTARNFNIPAAQCGRCVIAEVEQVVENGEIHPDDVHLPGIYVDRVVQASYEVPIEKRTVYGSGAEPSSANQNYDRQKIARRAALEFADGTYVNLGIGIPTEAANYMPANMTVTLHSENGLLGMGPFPTSDKVSADWINAGKQTISFLPGAACFDSATSFAMIRGGHMDLTMLGALEVSSHGDLANWGIPGKLVSGPGGAMDLVACGSRVVVTMSHCNKSGDPKIVERCSLPVTGLHCVNRIITEKAVFDVVNKKLVLKEIAEGLTVDDIQKCTAAYFEVGEVKPIAYAAPMSSSKDG